A stretch of DNA from Streptomyces venezuelae:
ACTGCGGAACGGGCGTCCAGGTGGGGCCGGAGGAACTCGGGCGGGGTCACCCACTCCGGCAGCCGGAAGACGGGCCCGCGCGGGTCGGGCACGAGCCGGCCCTCGGGGTCTTCGATGGCCGGGACCAGTTCGCCCCGCTCGTCGTGGCAGTGGCGCAGGGTGAAGCTGCCGTAGCGCACGTACACCGGCCCCCGGCCCCAGCGCAGGTCGCTGAGGATGTACGGGCCGGGCTCGCCGCCGAGCAGGACGTCGAGGTCCGCGGCGATGCGCCCGAACTCCTCGGTGTCGGCGGGGTAGACGGTGACGAACTTGCCGGCGCCGGCCCGGTCGGCGTACTTGGCGTTGCGGTTGTGCAGGAGGTGCCGGGAGGGCACGAACTTGAAGGCGATGCGGCGCGGGACGCAGTAGTCGCGGACCCGGTCCAGGACGGACTCGGCGTTGTCGAGCGTGGCGGAGACGTGGATCTTCCAGCCCTGTGCGGGGAGTCGGTGCTCGACGGGCCGCCATGCCAGCCAGTCCCCGGTGCGGTGCGACTGCCAGCCCTCGGGAACCGCGGCCGTGCCGGCCGGGTAGCCGCCGTCCTCGGTGCGCCGGTACGGCGCGTCGTAGAACCAGCGGTCGGCGTCGCAGAACACTGCGTACCCCTTGTTCACCTCTGCTCCCTCGGTCGGCGACGGGATGACGGTGTCACGGCGCCGGGGGGCCTCGGTAGTCCCGTTTGTCATCGACGGGATGTGCGCTACGCACACGTCACTTCGGGCCTCTCGCCGTACGAGAGGCCCGAAGTGTGACGGTCAGCGGTTGTCGCCGAGTTCCTGGTGCATCTGGGGCTGGTCGTCCTCGTTGTGGGTCAGTGCGAACCTCTCGACCTCGTTGAAGGCCTTCGAGGCGACGCCGAGGATCTCCTTGTACGGGTTGACGCCGACGGTCTTCTTCGCGGTGCCGCCGAGCAGTCCGCCGCCGACCCCGCTGACCACGCCGTGGGCGCCGGCCGCGAGCTTGCCGCCGGTGTCCAGCAGCACGTTCTTCTTGAGGCCGGCCATGTCGGCGTACTTGTCGGTCAGCGCGGTGCGGACCATTGCGACGTAGGCGTCGTGGGCGCCGGGCGGCAGGAACTTGCGGTAGAAGTTGATGGCCTGTTCGGTCATGAACACGCCGTCCTCGGTCTTCTTCCACTCGTCGTCGCGGACTTGGTTCCAGAGCGCCGACACCTGCTCGGCGTCCTTCGGGAGCAGCCACTTCTCGGGGGTGCCCAGGTAGTGGTTGATGTAGTGCCAGGAGCAGATGAACCCGTGCGCGTCGTTCTTGGAGACGTCCAGCCCGAGGTTCTTCATGGCCTGGAGGATCTGGGCGGAGAAGACGCAGGCGGCTCCGGTGGTGTACTTCTGCGAGACCGGCTCGCCCCACTTGGCGTAGTCCCAGACCCCGCTCTTCTTGTGGAGCTGGCGTACGGAGGCGTGCACCAGCCGGACCTTGGTGACGGTGGCGGCGAGGCTGCCGTCGCGCATGGCGTTCTTGTTGCCCATGTCGACGAAGAGCCGGGAGGACTGTGACAGGCGCCGGCCCGGGCCCTCGACGCCGCCGAGGCGGCCGGTGGAGCGGAGGGTGTACGCACCGGTGGGCGAGAGGTAGGTACCGATCAGGCCGACGGTGCCCTGGAGCATCGAGACCTCGCCGTGGTGGTGCGCGAAGAAGCTCTCGGCGGCCTTGACGTCGGCCTCGCTCCAGTCCGGCGGGGCGGCGGCGGCCTTCTTCAGGAACTCGGCCAAGCGCGGCGGCAGTTGGGAGAGGTCCTGATTGGGGCCGAGGGTGCCGATGGTCCGGAACAGTGCGTTGACTCCGTCGACCTCCCGGTTGTCGATCAGATCGGACACGAGTGCGTCGGCGTCGGGATCGCCGACCTTGTTGGCCGCTTCGAGTTCGGCGGCGATCGTGGCGGTGGTCAGTGCCACAGGGACTCCTTCGTCTGCTGCGGTGGGGGTGGCCCGGCGGCAGTGGCCGGACATGTGGATGCTGACGAGGCACGGGCACTCCGGGGAACACCCCGGGCCGAAGGGATCGTTTCGCCCTCACCTGGACAGACGAGAAACCGCGCCACGCCGGGCCGCCGCGTAAAGAACCCGCTACCAGGGCGTCAACAGCGCGACAGCACCACGGCACCGACGCGATGGCGCCACAATGGCTCAAATCTGGCGCCCCGGCGACGCCTTTTGACACACGGCCCCAGCACGGCACGACAGGGGGTCAGACCTCGTGTGACGCTACAGAAGGAGCGCTTCCGGATGGCCCGGTGGCGCCCATGTGGCGCCGACCTGGCGTCACTATCTTGCGTTGGCGCCATGATGGCGCCATAGTGGTGTCACGCAGTCCGAGGCGCGCACGCCGCCTCCCGGACCCCATCGCCGCGCGCACCGAGAAACGGTGCGCGGACCCTCCACTGCCGATCCGACAGGAGCCTGTTCGTCGTGGCTACATTCCTCTACAAGCTGGGCCGCCTCGCCTTCCGGCGGCGAGGCTTGACCGCCCTGCTGTGGGTGCTGATCCTCGGCGGGGTGGGTGTCGCCGCCTCGTCCGCCCCACCGCCTCCGGCCGACACGTTCTCCATGCCCGGCACCGAATCCCAGAAGGCCTTCGACCTCCTGGAGGAGAAGTTCCCGGCGGCGAGCGCCGACGGCGCCATCGCCCGGGTGGTCATCCGAGCCCCCAAGGGCGAGCAGATCTCCGGCCCCGAGCGGAAGGCGGCGGTCTCCGGGCTGGTCTCCGATCTGACCAAGGCCCCGGAGGTGGGCTCGGTCACCGACCCGTACACGGCCAACGCCATCAGCAAGGACGGCACGACCGCCTACACGGTCGTCACGTACAAGATCGCCGGTACCGCGCTGAAGGACAAGGAACACGACGCGCTCACCGCGGCGTTGGACAAGGCCCGCGACACGGGCCTGACCGTCGAGGCCGGCGGTGACGCCATCAAGATCGAGGCGGAGCTGGGTGGCGCCGAGGGCATCGGCATCCTCATCTCGGCCGTGGTCCTGCTGATCACCTTCGGCTCCCTGATCGCCGCGGGCATGCCCCTGCTCACCGCCATCATCGGGATCGGCGTCGGCATCAGCGGCATCCTCGCCCTCGGCAGCACCTTCGGCCTCTCGGCCACCACGTCCACGCTGGCCATGATGATCGGCCTCGCGGTCGGCATCGACTACGCCCTGTTCATCATCTCCCGCTACCGTTCCGAGATCGCCGAGGGCCGGGCGCCCCAGGAGGCTGCCGGACGCGCCGTGGGCACCGCCGGATCGGCGGTCGTCTTCGCCGGACTCACCGTCATCATCGCCCTGGCCGGCCTCGCCGTGGTCAACATCCCGATGCTCACCAAGATGGGCATGGCCGCGGCCGGCACGGTGGCCGTCGCCGTCCTGATCGCCATCACCCTGGTCCCGGCGCTGCTCGGTTTCGCACCGGTCCGGGTCCTGCGCCGGATCGACCGCAAGGCGGTCACCGGCAAGGCGCTCTCGGCCCGGCAGCGGCGCAAGGCCGCCAAGGCCGCCGCCAGGCAGAAGCCCAACCTCGGTACCCGCTGGGCCCGTTACGTACTGCGTCACCCCGTGTCCGTACTGCTGGTCGGCGTGCTCGGCCTCGGCGCGATCGCACTGCCCGCCGCCAGCCTGGAACTGGGGCTGCCCGGTGAGGGCACGATGGCGCCGGAGACCACCCAGCGCAAGGCCTACGACATGCTGTCGGAGTCCTTCGGCCCGGGCTTCAACGGCCCCCTGACGATCACCGTGAGCGCGAAGGACGCCGCGGCTGCGGCCGGTACGGCCGGGCAGGCCCTGGTGAAGGTGAAGGGTGTCGAGTCCGTCTCGCCGGCCACGGCCAACCAGGCGAACGACACCGCGATCCTGAACCTCGTCCCGGCCACCGGCCCGACCGACCACGACACCGAAGAGCTGGTCCGCTCCATCCGCAACAGCGTGAGCGGCATCGAGAGCAGCAGCGGCGCGGACGAGATCCTGGTGACCGGCCAGACCGCGATGTTCATCGACTTCTCCAAGACCCTCGACGACGCGCTGGTGCCGTACCTCGCCCTTGTGGTGGGCCTGGCCTTCCTGCTGCTGGTGCTCGTCTTCCGCTCGATCCTCGTCCCGCTCAAGGCGGCCCTCGGCTTCCTGCTGTCGGTCAGCGCGGCGCTCGGCGCCGTGGTGGCGGTGTTCCAGTGGGGCTGGCTCGCCGATCTGTTCGGAGTCAAGGCGACCGGCCCGGTGGTCAGCACGATGCCGATCTTCATGATCGGTGTGGTGTTCGGCCTCGCGATGGACTACGAGGTGTTCCTGGTCAGCCGGATGCGGGAGGCGTACACCCACGGCGCGAAGCCGCGCGAAGCGGTGGTCACCGGCTTCCGCTACAGCGGACGGGTGGTCAGCGCCGCCGCCATCATCATGATCAGCGTGTTCTCCGGGTTCATCACCGAGAGCAACGACCTGATCAAGATGATCGGCTTCGCCCTGGCCTCGGCGGTCCTCTTCGACGCCTTCGTGGTCCGCATGGCCATCGTGCCGGCCCTGTTCGCCCTGCTCGGCACGTCGGCCTGGTGGCTGCCGAGGTGGCTGGACCGGATGCTGCCGAACGTGGACGTGGAGGGCGCCAAGCTGGAAGGCAGCCGCCCCGCCGCCAAGGAGGACCCGGTGGTGCGGGCCCTGCGCAAGGCCAAGGAGCCGCACTACACCAACTCCCGCTGGTAGCAAGCACGTAAGCACCACCCGCAAAGGGGCCGCCCCCCGGCTGTGTGAACAGCCGGGGGGCGGCCCCTTCCGTCATCCCGGTCGGCCGGTCAGCCGACGATCATCCGGGACACCAGGTCCGCCTGGTCCTGCACGAAGTAGTGGCTCCCGCCGGGGACGATCTGGAGTGACACCTCCTCCGCGTAGTGCTCCCAGGCGCGGTAGCCGTCCGCGACGGTGTCCGTGGCGGGGTCCGCATCACCGATGATCACGTTGATGGGGGCCCGCAGCCGGTCCCACTCCTGCACCGTGTCGATCAGGAACCGGATGCCCTCGCCCATGTCATGCCGCAGGACGCGCAGTACGTGCTGCAGATCCCGTTCGTCGAAGGCGCGCTCGAACCCGCCCAGCGAGACCAGGAAGGCGTGCAGCTCCTCGTCGCTGCTGTCGAGCGCGGATTCCAGCGTGTCCGGCGTCGTGGACGCGGCGAAGGCGAACGCCGCGATGTCCCAGGGCGCTCCCAGGTGGACCGCCGCCGGGGTCAGGCCGCGGTCCTCCAGCCCCCGGGCGACCAGCACCGTCAGCAGGGTGCCCGCACAGTGCCCGTACAGGCTGAACGGCCCCTCCACCGAGGCGGCGATCTCCGCCACCAGCCGGTCCCGGCACTCGGCGCGGTCCACCATGGGCTGGTCGGGCAGCACCGGGTCGTGGCCCGGCAGCGCCACGGTCCACAGGTCGACGTCCGGCGGCACCTGCCCCGCCAGCGGCTGGTACACGGTGGCGCTGCCGCCACCGTACGGAATGCAGACCAGGCTGTGCCGGGGGCGTTCGCCCGCCGGCCGGTCCGGGGTGAGCCGGTGCAGCCAGCGGTGCGGTGCCCCGTCCTCGGGGGCGGTCGCCAGGTGCTCGGCGAGGCCGCGCGGGGTCGGGTTCTTGAACAGCTCGATCACGGAGAGCCCTTGGCCGATGGCACGGGCCAGGGTCACCGCCTTGAAGGAATCGCCGCCGATGTCGAAGAAGTTGTCGTCGATCCCGATATCGGCGATGCCCAGCACCTCGACCCAGGCCTCCACGATCCGGCGCTCCAGCGCATTGGTCGGCGGGGCTGCCGCTCCGCCCCTGCCGGTGCCGAGGGAGGGGGTCGGGGCCGGCAGTGCCTTGCGGTTCAGCTTTCCGTTGCCGGTCAGGGGAATCTCGTCGAGCAGCACATAGGCCGTGGGAACCATGTAGGCGGGCAGGAACGTCCGGAGTTCGGCGCGGAGTTCGGCCGGTTCGGGGGCGGCACCGGCGGCGGGAACCACATACGCCGTCAGCACGCTGTCCCCGACGGCATCGGTACGCACCAGCACCCGCGCCTCCGCCACGCCCTGCTGCCCGATCAGCGCCGCCTCGATCTCTCCCGGCTCGATCCGGAAGCCACGGAGCTTGATCTGGTCGTCCGCCCGCCCCAGGTACTCCAGTTGGCCGTCCGGCGTCCAGCGGGCCAGGTCCCCGGAGCGGTACAGACGGCTGCCGGGCGGGCCGAAGGGGTTGGGGACAAAGCGCTCGGCGGTGAGGCCGGGACGGTTGAGATAGCCGCGGGCCAGCTGGCCGCCGGCCACGTACATCTCCCCCGCGACACCGGCGGGAACCGGCCTGCGGGCCCCGTCCAGCACATGGACCTCGAGCCCGGGAAGACCGATGCCGATGGTGCTGCCCGCCTGCTCCTTCACCAGGCGCTCGGTCAGCACCCGATGGCTGACGTGCACGGTGGTCTCGGTGATCCCGTACATGTTGACGAGCACCGGAGCCTCCTCGGCATGTCGCCCGTACCAGTCGCCGAGCTGGGCCAGGTCCAGGGCCTCACCGCCGAACACCACGTAGCGGAGCGCGAGTTCACCGCTGAGCTCCGGGGATTCCCGGTCCGCGCGCATCAGCTGGTAGAACGCGGACGGCGTCTGGTTGAGGACCGTGACCCGTTCCCGTACGAGGAGGGCGAGGAAGTCCTGGGGGGAGCGGCTCACCTCGTACGGGACCATCACCAGCCGGCCGCCGTGGAGCAGCGGGCCCCACAGCTCCCACACCGAGAAGTCGAAGGCGTACGAGTGGAACATGGT
This window harbors:
- a CDS encoding MMPL family transporter, with the translated sequence MATFLYKLGRLAFRRRGLTALLWVLILGGVGVAASSAPPPPADTFSMPGTESQKAFDLLEEKFPAASADGAIARVVIRAPKGEQISGPERKAAVSGLVSDLTKAPEVGSVTDPYTANAISKDGTTAYTVVTYKIAGTALKDKEHDALTAALDKARDTGLTVEAGGDAIKIEAELGGAEGIGILISAVVLLITFGSLIAAGMPLLTAIIGIGVGISGILALGSTFGLSATTSTLAMMIGLAVGIDYALFIISRYRSEIAEGRAPQEAAGRAVGTAGSAVVFAGLTVIIALAGLAVVNIPMLTKMGMAAAGTVAVAVLIAITLVPALLGFAPVRVLRRIDRKAVTGKALSARQRRKAAKAAARQKPNLGTRWARYVLRHPVSVLLVGVLGLGAIALPAASLELGLPGEGTMAPETTQRKAYDMLSESFGPGFNGPLTITVSAKDAAAAAGTAGQALVKVKGVESVSPATANQANDTAILNLVPATGPTDHDTEELVRSIRNSVSGIESSSGADEILVTGQTAMFIDFSKTLDDALVPYLALVVGLAFLLLVLVFRSILVPLKAALGFLLSVSAALGAVVAVFQWGWLADLFGVKATGPVVSTMPIFMIGVVFGLAMDYEVFLVSRMREAYTHGAKPREAVVTGFRYSGRVVSAAAIIMISVFSGFITESNDLIKMIGFALASAVLFDAFVVRMAIVPALFALLGTSAWWLPRWLDRMLPNVDVEGAKLEGSRPAAKEDPVVRALRKAKEPHYTNSRW
- a CDS encoding oxygenase MpaB family protein; amino-acid sequence: MALTTATIAAELEAANKVGDPDADALVSDLIDNREVDGVNALFRTIGTLGPNQDLSQLPPRLAEFLKKAAAAPPDWSEADVKAAESFFAHHHGEVSMLQGTVGLIGTYLSPTGAYTLRSTGRLGGVEGPGRRLSQSSRLFVDMGNKNAMRDGSLAATVTKVRLVHASVRQLHKKSGVWDYAKWGEPVSQKYTTGAACVFSAQILQAMKNLGLDVSKNDAHGFICSWHYINHYLGTPEKWLLPKDAEQVSALWNQVRDDEWKKTEDGVFMTEQAINFYRKFLPPGAHDAYVAMVRTALTDKYADMAGLKKNVLLDTGGKLAAGAHGVVSGVGGGLLGGTAKKTVGVNPYKEILGVASKAFNEVERFALTHNEDDQPQMHQELGDNR